The Antedon mediterranea chromosome 7, ecAntMedi1.1, whole genome shotgun sequence genome has a segment encoding these proteins:
- the LOC140054142 gene encoding prostaglandin reductase-3-like yields the protein MASALPRTFRKMIVTKLTQNFKEATSFQTVPMLKPGPKDLLVKNRFVGINASDINFTAGRYDPTAKPPFDIGFEGVGEVVGVGTDVDKFEHGQGVAYMTNGAFAEYVLVPASIATPIPAAKAEYVPFLVSGRTADISLEEFGKLKSGETVLVTAAAGGTGQFAVQLAKAAGCHVIGTCSTQSKVDFLKSIGCDRPINYTTENLAEILMQEYPGGIDVVYESIGGSTFETCIKSLGFKGRLIVIGYISGYESDKGFVTSVINTLPQRLLSKSASVSGFLLFHYTHRYAESFKRLVSMSETGKLKAFVDNGKNNPSGQFVGVESVVDAVKYLYSKKSEGKIVVELNPDDSSKL from the exons ATGGCATCTGCTTTACCAAGAACCTTCAGAAAGATGATAGTCACAAAACTGACGCAAAATTTCAAAGAGGCTACCAGCTTTCAGACAGTACCAATGTTAAAGCCAGGACCAAAAGATCTTCTTGTAAAAAATAG GTTTGTAGGTATTAATGCATCTGACATCAACTTCACTGCTGGCAGATATGACCCGACGGCAAAGCCACCATTTGACATAGGATTTGAG GGTGTGGGTGAAGTTGTTGGTGTAGGTACTGATGTTGACAAATTTGAGCATGGACAAGGAGTGGCTTATATGACGAATGGTGCTTTTGCAGAATATGTG CTAGTACCAGCTTCTATTGCAACTCCTATTCCAGCTGCTAAAGCTGAGTACGTCCCATTCCTTGTGAGTGGCAGGACAGCAGACATCAGCTTAGAAGAG tttGGTAAATTAAAATCTGGTGAAACTGTTCTTGTTACAG CTGCTGCTGGTGGTACAGGACAGTTTGCT GTTCAGTTAGCAAAAGCAGCTGGATGTCATGTGATTGGAACATGTTCCACTCAATCAAAAGTTGActttttaaag tcgATTGGATGTGACAGGCCTATCAACTACACTACAGAGAATCTTGCTGAGATTTTGATGCAGGAATATCCA GGAGGTATAGATGTTGTTTATGAATCAATTGGAGGCTCAACATTTGAAACATGTATCAAATC gctTGGGTTCAAAGGTCGATTAATCGTCATAGGTTACATTTCTGGGTATGAATCTGACAAAGGCTTTGTTACCAGCGTGATCAATACTCTTCCACAACGG CTGTTATCAAAATCGGCCAGTGTGAGTGGGTTTTTGTTGTTCCATTACACCCATAGATATGCAGAATCCTTTAAACGCTTGGTCTCTATGTCAGAAACCGGCAAACTAAAAGCATTTGTGGATAATGGGAAGAACAACCCATCTGGACAATTTGTTGGAGTTGAGTCTGTAGTCGACGCTGTCAAG TATTTGTATTCGAAGAAGAGCGAAGGAAAGATAGTTGTCGAGTTAAATCCAGATGACTCTAGTAAACTATAA
- the LOC140053971 gene encoding eukaryotic translation initiation factor 3 subunit M-like, whose protein sequence is MSLPAFINVPVNEQLSELCVYVNTKGAELPVEVTQANQSDILVRVISDIDKVWKGTDDNDVEYVFNSVFSLVLYESPEVIKRLVELLTEKLVIGNGERAAIRLRILYNLFNGVEPEKRLAFVVYCGMLKLACKTKNCDQIPTDLDMVRKWSGLWKLTKDETHHVLKLLYDALQECKHSEASSKVMIELLGTYTTDNASKARDDAHRCIVNTLADPNIYLMDHLIALRPVKFLEGELIHDLLTIFVSGKLIDYMEFQKANTDFVKSLGLSHEENIAKMRTLTLMSMAVDNKDLPFDLVIKEMQMSEDEVEGFIIDVVRTKMVRAKIDQLQRKVVVSFSTHRTFGKQQWMLLRERLEQWERNLGQVTKGLESLNTAISQQTAQ, encoded by the exons ATGAGTTTACCAGCTTTTATAAATGTTCCAGTAAATGAACAG TTAAGTGAGTTATGTGTGTACGTAAATACAAAAGGTGCTGAGCTTCCAGTAGAAGTGACGCAAGCAAACCAGTCTGATATTCTTGTACGAGTTATCAGTGATATTGATAAAGTATGGAAAGGAACTGATGACAATG ATGTAGAGTATGTGTTTAACAGTGTGTTTTCATTGGTACTTTATGAATCACCTGAGGTGATTAAACGTCTGGTTGAACTGCTTACCGAAAAATTAGTCATTGGTAATGGAGAGAGGGCAGCAATACGACTAAGAAT TCTTTATAACCTTTTTAATGGTGTTGAACCTGAAAAACGACTGGCGTTTGTAGTCTACTGCGGTATGCTTAAACTTGCTTGCAAGACCAAGAACTGTGACCAGATTCCTACAGATTTAGATATG GTGCGAAAATGGTCTGGATTGTGGAAGCTAACTAAAGATGAGACACATCATGTATTAAAACTGCTGTATGATGCTCTGCAGGAGTGTAAACACAG TGAGGCATCAAGTAAAGTGATGATTGAATTGCTTGGAACATACACAACAGACAATGCTTCTAAGGCCAGGGATGATGCACACAGGTGTATAGTGAACACTTTAGCCGATCCTAACATTTATCTCATGGATCACTTAATTGCCCTACGACCTGTCAAGTTCTTAGAAGGCGAGCTTATTCACGAC CTTCTAACTATATTTGTATCTGGGAAGCTCATAGATTACATGGAGTTTCAGAAAGCCAACACAGACTTTGTTAAATCGCTTG GTTTGTCACACGAGGAAAACATAGCCAAGATGAGAACATTGACATTGATGAGCATGGCCGTTGACAACAAGGATTTGCCCTTTGACCTTGTGATTAAAGAAATGCAGATGTCGGAAGATGAAGTGGAAGGCTTTATTATTGACGTGGTCAGGACAAAAATGGTACGAGCCAAAATTGACCAATTGCAAAGGAAAGTTGTTGTCAG tttttcAACCCATCGGACATTTGGAAAACAACAGTGGATGTTGTTACGAGAACGGCTTGAACAGTGGGAGCGAAACCTCGGACAAGTAACAAAAGGATTGGAATCATTAAACACTGCCATTTCACAACAGACAGCACAGTGA